One Aquisediminimonas profunda genomic region harbors:
- a CDS encoding argininosuccinate synthase — MTEKINRVVLAYSGGLDTSVILKWLQQTYQCEVVTFTADLGQGEEIEPARQKARLSGVKEEHIFIEDLREEFTRDFVFPMMRANALYEGLYLLGTSIARPLIAKRQIEIAKLVGADAVSHGATGKGNDQVRFELGYYGLNPDIKVIAPWREWELTSRTALIEFAEKHQIPVPKDKRGESPFSTDANLLHTSSEGKVLEDPWEEVPDYVYSRTNNPEDAPDTPEIITVDFERGDAVAINGEGLSPATLLAKLNDYGRTHGIGRLDLVENRFVGMKSRGMYETPGGTILHMAHRGIEQITLDRGAGHLKDELAPRYAELIYNGFWFSPEREMLQAAIDHSQTRVSGTVRLKLYKGSVNVIGRKSPNSLYSEKIVTFEDDAGAYDQRDAAGFIKLNALRLRLLGRRGQG; from the coding sequence ATGACCGAAAAGATCAATCGCGTTGTCCTCGCCTATTCGGGTGGCCTTGATACGAGCGTCATTCTCAAATGGCTGCAGCAGACTTATCAATGCGAGGTTGTGACCTTCACAGCTGACCTTGGACAGGGCGAAGAGATTGAGCCGGCGCGGCAAAAGGCGCGGCTGTCGGGCGTGAAGGAAGAGCATATCTTCATCGAAGATCTGCGCGAGGAGTTCACACGCGACTTCGTTTTCCCGATGATGCGTGCAAATGCCCTTTATGAAGGACTATACCTGCTTGGAACGTCGATCGCCCGGCCGCTGATTGCCAAGCGCCAGATCGAGATCGCCAAGTTGGTCGGCGCCGATGCTGTCAGCCATGGCGCGACTGGCAAGGGCAATGACCAGGTCCGGTTTGAACTTGGGTATTATGGCTTGAACCCGGACATCAAGGTGATTGCACCGTGGCGGGAATGGGAGCTGACGAGCCGCACGGCTCTGATCGAATTTGCCGAAAAGCACCAGATTCCGGTGCCGAAGGACAAGCGCGGCGAGAGCCCATTCTCGACGGACGCAAACCTTCTCCACACATCGTCCGAGGGCAAGGTGCTCGAAGATCCGTGGGAGGAGGTGCCCGACTATGTCTATTCGCGTACGAACAACCCGGAAGATGCGCCGGATACGCCCGAAATCATCACGGTCGATTTCGAACGCGGCGATGCCGTGGCGATCAATGGTGAAGGTTTGTCCCCTGCAACCCTGCTCGCCAAGCTCAATGACTATGGCCGGACTCACGGGATCGGGCGGCTCGACCTCGTTGAAAATCGCTTTGTCGGCATGAAATCTCGCGGGATGTATGAAACACCCGGCGGCACGATCCTCCATATGGCTCACCGTGGCATCGAGCAAATTACGCTTGATCGCGGTGCAGGCCACCTCAAGGATGAACTTGCGCCGCGATACGCAGAACTGATCTACAATGGCTTCTGGTTTTCCCCGGAGCGCGAGATGCTTCAGGCGGCGATCGATCATTCTCAGACAAGGGTTTCGGGCACTGTCAGGCTAAAGCTCTACAAGGGCAGCGTGAACGTGATCGGGCGAAAGTCTCCCAATTCGCTCTATTCTGAAAAGATCGTCACCTTTGAAGACGATGCAGGCGCCTATGACCAGCGCGATGCTGCCGGATTCATAAAGCTCAATGCGTTGCGACTGCGCTTGCTTGGTCGGCGGGGACAAGGCTGA
- a CDS encoding ATP phosphoribosyltransferase regulatory subunit, with translation MINGLLPEGLRDRLPPEAEAAASILRAVLDCVASHGYGRVAPPLVEFEEELVGRLKSARSKDLLRFVDPVSQQTLAFRPDITAQVGRIATTRLAGAARPLRISYGGPVLKLKATQLRPERELIQAGAELVGSDSVAAVVEVISIAIEALQACGVKSITLDLTLPDLVDILAAGPLPIDSGKLEPVKAALDAKDVGSLSLAGGSAFLPLVSAAGPVDSAIATLRAMGLGPDLEKRLTALETIAAAVGDGVRVTLDPTERHGFEYQSWIGFSLFAEGLAGEAGRGGSYTILHADGREEAAVGFSLFLDPLVDAGLMQAKARRVFIPLGSSPEIAADLRRQGWVTVAAICPMCDAVALDCTHRLESGEPRAL, from the coding sequence ATGATCAACGGATTGCTGCCAGAAGGATTGCGTGACCGCCTGCCACCCGAGGCAGAGGCGGCGGCTTCGATATTGCGCGCTGTGCTCGATTGCGTGGCCTCGCATGGCTACGGCCGTGTCGCCCCTCCGCTCGTGGAGTTCGAAGAGGAACTGGTTGGGCGGCTGAAGTCGGCGCGTTCGAAAGATCTTTTGCGCTTCGTCGATCCCGTGTCGCAGCAGACACTGGCATTTCGACCAGACATCACCGCACAAGTCGGTCGTATTGCGACCACGCGTCTGGCTGGTGCAGCACGGCCGCTGCGGATCAGCTATGGCGGCCCCGTTCTCAAGCTGAAGGCCACCCAGCTGCGCCCCGAGCGGGAACTTATCCAGGCGGGCGCTGAACTTGTCGGCTCCGATTCTGTCGCAGCTGTCGTTGAAGTGATCAGTATCGCGATCGAAGCGCTCCAGGCGTGCGGGGTAAAGTCGATCACCCTCGATCTGACCTTGCCCGACCTGGTCGACATCCTCGCGGCTGGTCCATTGCCGATCGATTCGGGAAAACTCGAGCCTGTAAAGGCTGCTCTGGATGCCAAGGATGTCGGGAGCCTATCTTTAGCCGGAGGCTCAGCATTCCTGCCGCTTGTGAGTGCGGCTGGTCCCGTTGATTCCGCGATTGCGACATTGCGGGCCATGGGTCTTGGGCCGGATCTTGAGAAGCGACTAACCGCGCTCGAAACCATTGCTGCGGCAGTCGGAGACGGTGTCCGCGTGACACTCGATCCAACCGAACGGCATGGCTTCGAATATCAGAGCTGGATCGGCTTTTCACTCTTCGCCGAGGGGCTTGCGGGAGAAGCCGGGCGTGGCGGAAGCTATACAATCCTGCACGCTGACGGTCGGGAAGAAGCAGCTGTCGGCTTTTCGCTCTTCCTCGATCCACTTGTTGACGCAGGGCTCATGCAAGCGAAAGCGCGACGGGTCTTCATTCCGCTTGGATCATCGCCTGAGATCGCGGCAGACCTTCGCCGTCAGGGTTGGGTGACCGTGGCTGCCATTTGTCCAATGTGTGATGCTGTCGCCCTGGATTGCACGCATCGCTTGGAATCCGGCGAGCCGCGCGCCCTATAG
- a CDS encoding adenylosuccinate synthase, protein MANVTVIGAQWGDEGKGKIVDWLAERADVVVRFQGGHNAGHTLVVGNQTYKLSLLPSGIVRGTLSVIGNGVVLDPWHFRDEVAKLAGQGVTITPDNLHIAENCPLILPFHRDLDGLREDASEFKIGTTRRGIGPAYEDKVGRRAIRVCDLAHLDDLDPQIDRLCAHHDALRAGFDQPPIDRVRLKNDLAEIAPHILPYAKPVWHSLGEARRAGKRILFEGAQGMLLDVDHGTYPFVTSSNTVAGTASSGSGLGPGGVGFVLGIVKAYTTRVGSGPFPTEQDNEIGEFLGTRGHEFGVVTGRKRRCGWFDAVLVRQSAAVSGITGIALTKLDILDGLEEIKICVGYTLDGRHYDYLPPHAADQARVEPIYESVEGWSETTAGARSWAQLPAQAIKYIRRIEELIQCPVTLVSTSPQRDDTILVRDPFED, encoded by the coding sequence GTGGCAAATGTCACCGTCATTGGCGCGCAATGGGGCGATGAAGGCAAGGGCAAGATCGTCGATTGGCTTGCCGAGCGGGCCGATGTGGTCGTGCGTTTTCAGGGCGGCCACAATGCCGGGCACACCCTTGTTGTTGGCAACCAGACATACAAGCTCTCGCTGCTACCGTCCGGGATCGTGCGCGGGACACTGTCGGTCATCGGCAACGGCGTTGTTCTCGATCCCTGGCACTTCCGCGACGAAGTGGCGAAGCTGGCCGGGCAGGGCGTCACAATCACGCCTGACAACCTCCACATCGCGGAAAACTGTCCGCTGATCCTGCCGTTTCACCGGGATCTTGACGGTCTTCGCGAAGACGCGAGCGAATTCAAGATCGGCACGACGCGCCGCGGCATTGGCCCGGCCTATGAAGACAAGGTTGGCAGGCGGGCAATTCGCGTCTGTGATCTCGCCCATCTCGATGATCTCGACCCGCAGATCGATCGACTCTGCGCGCATCATGATGCGCTTCGCGCGGGGTTCGATCAGCCTCCTATCGATCGCGTGCGCCTGAAGAATGACCTCGCCGAGATCGCGCCCCACATTCTGCCGTACGCGAAGCCCGTCTGGCATTCGCTTGGCGAAGCGCGCCGCGCGGGCAAGCGCATCCTGTTCGAAGGCGCGCAGGGCATGCTGCTTGACGTCGATCACGGCACATATCCGTTTGTCACCTCCTCCAACACTGTGGCCGGAACGGCATCCAGCGGTTCTGGTCTCGGGCCCGGTGGCGTCGGGTTCGTGCTTGGCATTGTCAAAGCCTACACGACGCGGGTCGGCTCTGGTCCGTTCCCGACTGAGCAAGACAATGAGATTGGCGAGTTCCTTGGCACTCGCGGCCATGAATTCGGGGTCGTGACAGGACGTAAGCGGCGTTGCGGCTGGTTCGATGCCGTGCTTGTGCGTCAGTCCGCCGCCGTCAGCGGCATCACCGGCATTGCACTGACCAAGCTCGACATTCTCGACGGGCTCGAAGAGATCAAGATCTGCGTGGGATATACGCTCGACGGCAGGCACTATGATTACCTGCCTCCTCATGCTGCCGATCAGGCGCGGGTCGAGCCGATCTACGAATCCGTCGAGGGCTGGAGCGAGACGACGGCAGGCGCGAGAAGCTGGGCACAGCTTCCGGCGCAGGCAATCAAATATATTCGTCGGATCGAGGAATTGATCCAGTGTCCGGTGACTCTGGTTTCGACGTCACCGCAACGCGACGATACAATTCTGGTCCGCGATCCCTTCGAGGATTGA
- a CDS encoding EF-hand domain-containing protein has product MTRMMLLATVFGAAIGIPALAEGAHEMHEHMSGSMTRSSVETMVKEHFAKVDTNGDGYIDKAEADAAREKMMADMRDRHFKMMDTNGDGSISRAEFDAESKMMAMHGDMPAPPPAPNAPNAPPAPPPPMMMHGGGMAMMGGHDDMMRMRHGGDMFERADANKDGRVSLAEALAKPLAHFDKVDTNKDGKISPEERKAAHEKMRAEWHSKHG; this is encoded by the coding sequence ATGACACGAATGATGTTGCTGGCGACCGTCTTTGGCGCGGCGATTGGCATCCCGGCACTGGCCGAGGGTGCACACGAAATGCACGAACACATGTCCGGGTCGATGACCCGAAGCAGTGTTGAGACAATGGTCAAGGAACATTTTGCAAAGGTTGATACCAACGGTGACGGTTATATCGACAAGGCTGAAGCCGATGCTGCACGCGAAAAGATGATGGCGGACATGCGTGACCGCCATTTCAAGATGATGGACACAAATGGCGACGGATCCATCAGTCGCGCAGAATTTGACGCTGAGTCAAAGATGATGGCCATGCATGGGGATATGCCAGCACCACCACCTGCACCCAATGCGCCCAACGCGCCACCTGCTCCGCCGCCGCCAATGATGATGCATGGCGGCGGGATGGCCATGATGGGCGGTCATGATGACATGATGAGGATGCGGCATGGCGGTGACATGTTTGAACGCGCCGATGCAAACAAGGATGGCCGCGTGTCCCTTGCCGAGGCTCTGGCAAAGCCCTTGGCCCATTTCGACAAGGTCGATACCAACAAGGATGGCAAGATTTCGCCCGAGGAACGCAAGGCGGCGCATGAAAAGATGCGCGCAGAGTGGCATTCCAAACACGGCTGA
- a CDS encoding cytochrome P450 — MATAYKLESNEVDPLDVSRAELYTEHKWQEPFRRLRAEAPVYWCANSEFGPYWSVSSYKAIQHVEALPDIYSSSWEYGGITIADRDQFEDPKIEMPMFIAMDRPKHTEQRRVVSPAFTPSEMVRMSDEIRQRTAETLDGLPWDQPFDWVDRVSIELTTGMLAVLFDFPWADRRKLTEWSDWAGDIEIVKDPAKRDQRLEKLYEMGGYFKKLWDERVDKEPTPDLISMMIHSEAMKDMSMGEFMGNLVLLIVGGNDTTRNTMSGLAYSLNKFPEQRAMLEADPSLIPNAVSEIIRWQTPLAHMRRTALSDTELEGQTIKAGQKIIMWYISANRDESIFPDADKLDIKRENARRHLSFGYGIHRCVGARLAELQITILLEEMAKRRMRVNVLEEPVRVAQSFVNGYRKMMVQLEKY; from the coding sequence ATGGCAACGGCATACAAGCTTGAGAGCAACGAAGTCGATCCGCTCGATGTCAGCCGGGCCGAACTTTATACCGAACACAAATGGCAGGAGCCGTTTCGTCGCTTGCGCGCGGAGGCCCCCGTTTATTGGTGTGCGAACAGCGAATTCGGGCCATATTGGTCTGTCTCCTCCTACAAGGCGATCCAGCATGTAGAAGCGCTGCCGGACATTTATTCCTCTTCCTGGGAATATGGCGGCATCACGATTGCGGATCGTGACCAATTCGAGGATCCCAAGATTGAAATGCCGATGTTCATTGCGATGGATCGGCCAAAACACACTGAGCAGCGCCGCGTTGTATCGCCAGCCTTCACGCCGAGCGAAATGGTGCGCATGAGCGATGAAATTCGTCAGCGCACCGCAGAAACACTGGATGGGCTCCCTTGGGATCAGCCCTTCGATTGGGTGGACCGAGTTTCAATTGAACTGACGACAGGGATGCTTGCCGTCTTGTTCGATTTTCCTTGGGCAGACCGTCGCAAACTGACCGAATGGTCTGATTGGGCGGGCGACATCGAAATTGTGAAAGACCCGGCAAAACGCGACCAGAGACTTGAAAAGCTCTATGAAATGGGCGGGTATTTCAAGAAGTTATGGGACGAACGTGTGGACAAGGAGCCGACACCTGATCTGATTTCGATGATGATTCACTCCGAAGCCATGAAAGACATGAGCATGGGTGAATTCATGGGAAATCTTGTCCTGTTGATTGTGGGCGGAAACGACACAACCCGCAACACCATGTCGGGGCTGGCCTATTCGCTCAACAAATTCCCGGAGCAGCGCGCAATGTTGGAGGCTGATCCCTCTCTCATTCCCAATGCGGTCAGCGAAATCATTCGCTGGCAGACCCCGCTCGCGCACATGCGCCGGACCGCTCTTTCCGACACGGAACTGGAAGGCCAAACGATCAAGGCCGGCCAGAAAATCATTATGTGGTATATTTCGGCAAACCGGGACGAGAGCATTTTCCCTGATGCTGACAAGCTTGACATCAAGCGGGAAAATGCGCGCCGCCATCTTTCTTTCGGCTACGGCATCCACCGCTGCGTCGGTGCGCGGCTTGCAGAGTTGCAAATCACGATCCTTCTCGAGGAAATGGCCAAGCGGCGTATGCGCGTCAATGTGCTCGAAGAACCCGTTCGTGTCGCGCAGAGCTTCGTGAACGGTTATCGCAAGATGATGGTCCAGCTCGAAAAATACTGA
- a CDS encoding ABC transporter permease has product MKHLLSNALIIARRDFMAVVATPTFLLFLLAPFLMLGVSIASGIGGAYLAKGQHDSRQMIVIASSADTKRLTLEDDVLRSRLYGREGGPPAVHFVPPLADPEVQQARLLADKTVDATAVMRGPLERPVIAYVAGEADDGRYLALLAEEALRNAELGRPAGAQFSVPQMRAVQKTVPTRSRQQSTGSGTVVIMFMLTIMLASQAVGTLAEEKSNKVIEILAASVPLEAVFFGKLMGLFGIALVFVAFWGGLAALGIGILPASAGLGSFAPVIGTPIFIALAGCYFAMAFMLLGAIFLGVGAQASTMREIQMLSLPITLFQLIMFGVSMAAAGNPASSVARFAEVFPFSSPFAMAARGATDATLWPHILALAWQTLWVGITIALGAHFFRYGVLKSGVGPFKALGLILTRR; this is encoded by the coding sequence CATCATTGCCCGCCGCGATTTCATGGCGGTTGTCGCAACGCCCACGTTCCTGCTGTTCCTGCTTGCGCCATTCCTCATGCTTGGTGTGAGCATCGCCAGCGGTATCGGTGGCGCCTATCTGGCGAAGGGGCAGCACGATTCGCGCCAGATGATCGTCATTGCTTCGTCAGCAGACACAAAGCGCCTGACGCTGGAAGACGATGTGCTGAGATCCCGGCTTTATGGCCGTGAAGGAGGCCCTCCGGCTGTGCATTTTGTCCCACCCCTGGCCGATCCAGAGGTTCAGCAAGCCCGTTTGCTGGCCGACAAGACGGTGGACGCGACGGCCGTGATGCGCGGACCGCTTGAACGCCCTGTGATTGCCTATGTGGCCGGTGAAGCAGACGATGGCCGATATCTCGCGCTTCTTGCGGAAGAGGCGTTGCGGAACGCGGAGCTTGGAAGGCCGGCTGGTGCCCAGTTCAGTGTGCCTCAAATGAGGGCAGTCCAGAAAACCGTGCCGACGCGTTCCCGCCAGCAAAGCACGGGCAGCGGCACAGTCGTGATCATGTTCATGTTGACGATCATGCTGGCCAGCCAGGCAGTTGGAACGCTGGCGGAGGAGAAATCGAACAAGGTCATCGAGATCCTCGCGGCGTCGGTTCCGCTCGAGGCTGTGTTCTTTGGCAAGCTGATGGGCCTGTTCGGAATAGCGCTGGTTTTCGTTGCATTCTGGGGCGGCCTCGCGGCGTTGGGTATAGGAATTCTGCCCGCGAGCGCGGGGCTTGGGAGCTTTGCGCCTGTGATCGGAACACCCATCTTCATTGCACTTGCGGGCTGTTATTTCGCAATGGCATTCATGCTTTTGGGCGCCATTTTCCTGGGCGTCGGGGCGCAGGCTTCCACCATGCGCGAAATCCAGATGCTCTCGCTGCCGATCACCTTATTCCAGCTCATCATGTTTGGCGTGTCTATGGCAGCAGCTGGAAATCCTGCCAGCAGCGTTGCCCGATTCGCTGAGGTTTTTCCTTTCAGCTCACCCTTTGCCATGGCTGCTCGCGGGGCGACGGACGCGACACTGTGGCCCCATATACTGGCTCTTGCCTGGCAAACGCTGTGGGTGGGCATTACCATTGCGCTTGGTGCCCATTTTTTCCGCTATGGTGTGCTCAAATCGGGTGTCGGACCATTCAAGGCGCTGGGCCTCATATTGACGAGGCGGTAG
- a CDS encoding alpha/beta hydrolase yields the protein MKKLLVASILGASIFLSARLPAQLEPACRIEIAKLCGMTRDRSAIRTCLQEKYQSLSKPCLQSLLEMRHERQPQAIAESGGSTYAYGSADKQAFDFYPASLGGHPALVVFIHGGGWSIGDKTMGTRNKASHFNSEGYAFASLNYRLVPETDPGGQAADIAAALAALRAKADKLGFDPDKIFLMGHSAGAHLAALVSTDSRYLESAGVPMAAIRGTILLDGAGYDVPRQMAHAGPMLGKMYRDAFTTDRDTQERLSPLTHAATPNVANWLILFDEARADSGSQSIALADALKRAGSVVSATPVSDTSHMKLNRDLGVNGDAATRLVDAFIEKVL from the coding sequence ATGAAAAAACTTCTCGTTGCGAGCATTCTAGGTGCGAGCATTTTCCTGTCTGCGCGACTGCCCGCCCAGCTCGAACCAGCATGCCGCATTGAAATTGCCAAACTTTGCGGCATGACGCGTGATCGCAGTGCAATCCGCACATGCTTGCAGGAGAAGTATCAATCCCTGTCGAAGCCCTGTCTCCAATCGTTGCTCGAGATGCGACACGAAAGACAACCGCAGGCCATCGCTGAGTCCGGCGGTTCCACCTATGCCTATGGCAGCGCCGACAAGCAGGCGTTCGATTTCTATCCGGCATCATTGGGCGGACATCCGGCCCTGGTCGTTTTCATTCACGGCGGAGGCTGGTCGATCGGCGACAAGACAATGGGTACCCGGAACAAGGCCAGTCATTTCAATTCTGAAGGCTATGCCTTTGCCTCGCTGAACTACCGCCTGGTTCCCGAAACCGATCCAGGCGGCCAGGCAGCCGATATTGCAGCTGCGCTTGCCGCCCTGCGGGCCAAAGCAGACAAGCTTGGTTTTGATCCCGACAAGATTTTCCTGATGGGCCACAGCGCAGGTGCTCATCTCGCCGCGCTTGTTTCCACCGATTCCCGATATCTGGAGTCAGCCGGTGTCCCTATGGCGGCCATTCGCGGCACAATCTTGCTCGACGGCGCAGGTTATGACGTACCCCGTCAGATGGCGCATGCCGGCCCGATGCTCGGCAAGATGTATCGTGATGCCTTTACAACCGACAGGGACACGCAAGAACGGCTATCGCCACTGACGCATGCCGCAACGCCAAACGTTGCAAACTGGTTGATTCTTTTCGATGAAGCTCGCGCAGACTCGGGAAGTCAGTCCATTGCCTTGGCCGACGCACTCAAACGGGCCGGAAGTGTCGTCAGCGCGACTCCTGTGAGCGACACAAGCCATATGAAGCTGAACCGCGACCTGGGGGTGAATGGCGATGCTGCCACCCGCCTCGTCGATGCGTTCATCGAAAAGGTCCTATAG